The following coding sequences lie in one Streptococcus suis genomic window:
- the rseP gene encoding RIP metalloprotease RseP — protein sequence MKGILAFIFIFGVIVVVHEFGHFYFAKKAGILVREFAIGMGPKIFAHTGKDGTLYTIRILPLGGYVRMAGWGEDKTEIKTGSPASLSLNESGVVTRINLSGKQLDSLSLPMNVTSFDFEEKLEITGLVLEESKTYKVDHDATIVEEDGTEVRIAPLDVQYQNATVWGRLMTNFAGPMNNFILGILVFIILFFMQGGVANPSSNAVSITEGGALQAAGVVTGDKILSVNGNATDSYTEVATIISKAATDATTAPSFDLVVEHDGKNRHVSVTAEQVDGAYRIGISPILKTGFVDKIVGGFQEAGATALRVVTALKNLIANFDVKQLGGPVAIYKVSSQAAEFGLVSVLGLMAALSINLGIFNLIPIPALDGGKIVMNILEAIRRKPLKPETESYITLAGVAVMVVLMIVVTWNDIIRVFF from the coding sequence ATGAAGGGAATTTTAGCATTTATATTTATATTTGGTGTGATTGTGGTTGTCCATGAATTTGGTCATTTCTACTTTGCCAAGAAAGCTGGTATCCTTGTGAGGGAATTTGCGATTGGGATGGGTCCCAAAATTTTCGCTCATACGGGTAAGGATGGGACGCTTTACACCATCCGTATTCTTCCTCTAGGTGGCTATGTTCGAATGGCTGGATGGGGTGAAGATAAGACAGAGATTAAGACAGGTAGTCCTGCCAGCCTCAGCTTGAATGAATCTGGTGTTGTGACGCGGATTAATTTGTCTGGTAAGCAACTGGATAGTCTCAGTTTGCCAATGAATGTAACCAGTTTTGACTTTGAAGAAAAATTGGAAATCACAGGCTTGGTCTTGGAAGAAAGCAAGACCTATAAGGTTGATCACGATGCCACGATTGTAGAGGAAGATGGGACAGAAGTTCGGATTGCTCCACTTGATGTTCAGTATCAAAATGCGACAGTCTGGGGACGGTTGATGACCAACTTTGCGGGACCCATGAATAATTTTATTCTAGGGATTCTAGTATTTATTATTTTGTTCTTCATGCAAGGCGGGGTTGCCAACCCATCAAGCAATGCAGTAAGTATTACTGAAGGTGGTGCTTTGCAGGCTGCAGGTGTTGTCACAGGGGACAAGATTCTTTCGGTCAATGGGAACGCGACAGACAGCTACACAGAAGTTGCAACGATTATTAGCAAAGCAGCGACAGATGCAACAACAGCCCCAAGCTTTGATTTGGTTGTTGAGCATGATGGGAAAAACCGTCATGTCTCCGTTACTGCTGAACAAGTAGATGGGGCCTATCGAATTGGTATCTCACCGATTTTGAAAACTGGTTTCGTTGATAAAATTGTCGGCGGTTTCCAAGAAGCGGGAGCGACAGCTCTTAGGGTTGTGACAGCTTTGAAGAATCTTATTGCAAACTTTGATGTTAAGCAGTTGGGGGGACCGGTTGCTATTTATAAAGTAAGTTCTCAAGCGGCTGAATTTGGTTTGGTTTCTGTATTGGGGCTAATGGCTGCGCTCTCCATTAACCTTGGAATCTTCAATTTGATTCCAATTCCAGCCTTGGATGGTGGTAAGATTGTTATGAATATTCTGGAAGCCATTCGCAGAAAACCACTCAAACCAGAGACGGAATCTTATATCACTCTAGCAGGTGTAGCCGTTATGGTGGTTCTTATGATAGTAGTCACTTGGAATGATATTATAAGAGTCTTCTTCTAA
- a CDS encoding CDP-archaeol synthase, producing the protein MTNDLQKRVIFGGIALAIFIPFLLAGGMAFQFFVGLLAIIATAELIKMHRLAPNSIEGVLAMLASLVLALPLQNYLTFLPTDGNYTAYAIVVFLLLGSTVFNIGHYNYSDVVFPIASSFYVGIGFHSLILARMAGLNKVFFALCLVWATDIGAYLIGRQIGRRKLLPKVSPNKTVEGFVGGILSAVVVAIIFLIVDKSLLAGYSFGMMLLLVVIFSIFSQFGDLVESAIKRHFGVKDSGKIIPGHGGILDRFDGMIFVFPIMHFFGLF; encoded by the coding sequence ATGACAAACGATTTACAGAAACGAGTGATATTTGGCGGCATTGCTCTAGCTATTTTCATTCCCTTTTTGTTGGCTGGTGGGATGGCATTTCAATTTTTTGTAGGCCTGTTAGCCATCATTGCTACGGCTGAATTGATTAAAATGCATCGCCTAGCACCAAATTCTATCGAGGGTGTCTTAGCTATGTTGGCCAGTTTAGTCTTGGCTCTTCCGCTCCAGAATTATCTGACATTTTTACCGACGGATGGAAATTACACAGCCTACGCCATTGTAGTATTTTTACTGCTTGGTTCGACGGTTTTTAATATCGGTCATTACAACTATTCAGATGTGGTCTTTCCAATTGCATCAAGTTTCTATGTTGGTATCGGCTTTCATAGTTTGATACTGGCTCGTATGGCTGGGCTCAATAAAGTCTTCTTTGCCCTCTGTTTAGTCTGGGCAACAGACATTGGTGCCTACTTAATCGGTCGTCAGATTGGTCGGAGAAAATTATTGCCGAAGGTTTCACCGAATAAAACGGTTGAAGGCTTTGTAGGCGGTATTCTTTCTGCGGTGGTAGTTGCTATCATTTTCTTGATTGTCGATAAGTCCTTGTTGGCGGGCTATTCATTTGGCATGATGTTGTTGTTAGTTGTGATTTTCTCGATATTCTCACAATTCGGAGACTTAGTAGAAAGTGCTATTAAACGCCATTTTGGTGTGAAGGATTCTGGAAAAATTATTCCAGGACACGGTGGTATCCTGGATCGTTTTGACGGTATGATTTTTGTCTTTCCAATCATGCACTTCTTTGGATTATTTTAA
- a CDS encoding isoprenyl transferase (catalyzes the formation of undecaprenyl pyrophosphate from isopentenyl pyrophosphate) gives MFKFNFKKKESIETAIEVPKHIAVIMDGNGRWAKKRMQPRIMGHKAGMDALQKVTKTASDLGVKVLTVYAFSTENWSRPEKEVKFIMNLPVEFYDKYVPELHANNVKIQMIGDHSKLPVPTLNALYKAEQKTKSNTGLILNFALNYGGRDEVTRAVKAIAQDVLDAKFNPGDIDEKLIADYLYTGTLSPTLRDPDLVIRTSGELRLSNFLPWQTAYSELYFTDIAWPDFDGEALKLAIKEYNRRHRRFGGV, from the coding sequence ATGTTTAAATTTAATTTTAAAAAGAAAGAAAGCATTGAAACAGCAATTGAAGTCCCTAAGCATATCGCTGTGATTATGGATGGCAATGGCCGTTGGGCGAAAAAGCGGATGCAGCCACGTATTATGGGGCATAAGGCTGGTATGGATGCACTTCAAAAGGTTACCAAGACGGCTTCTGATTTGGGAGTAAAGGTGTTAACTGTCTATGCCTTTTCTACAGAAAACTGGTCTCGACCGGAAAAAGAAGTGAAGTTTATCATGAATCTACCTGTGGAGTTTTATGATAAGTATGTTCCTGAACTCCATGCCAATAATGTTAAAATTCAGATGATTGGTGACCATTCAAAACTTCCTGTCCCGACTCTCAATGCGCTTTATAAAGCCGAACAAAAGACAAAGAGTAACACTGGTTTGATTCTCAATTTCGCTCTTAACTATGGCGGTCGTGATGAGGTGACTCGCGCAGTCAAGGCTATTGCGCAAGATGTCTTGGATGCCAAGTTCAATCCTGGAGATATTGATGAGAAATTAATAGCGGATTACCTCTATACAGGAACCTTATCACCAACGTTACGCGATCCCGATCTAGTTATTCGTACAAGTGGTGAACTTCGTCTTAGCAACTTCCTGCCGTGGCAAACAGCCTACAGCGAGCTGTACTTTACAGATATTGCGTGGCCTGATTTTGATGGAGAAGCACTTAAATTAGCGATTAAAGAATACAACCGTCGCCACAGACGTTTTGGCGGTGTATAA
- the yajC gene encoding preprotein translocase subunit YajC, translating into MEGLFLPLVMVAMIGFMFYSQRKQQKQRQEALNQIKKGDEIVTIGGLFGIVDEIDDKKVVLDVDGVYLTFERGAIRNRVASSGTTSAVVEEVAVETTEATPEAAIEE; encoded by the coding sequence ATGGAAGGTTTATTTTTGCCGCTTGTCATGGTTGCCATGATTGGTTTTATGTTCTATTCGCAACGTAAACAACAAAAACAACGTCAAGAAGCACTAAATCAAATCAAAAAAGGTGATGAAATTGTGACCATTGGTGGGCTATTTGGTATTGTCGATGAAATCGATGATAAAAAGGTTGTTCTCGATGTTGATGGTGTTTACTTGACATTTGAACGTGGTGCTATTCGTAATCGTGTAGCAAGTTCAGGTACTACATCTGCAGTTGTTGAAGAAGTGGCAGTTGAAACGACAGAAGCAACTCCAGAAGCTGCAATTGAAGAATAA
- a CDS encoding adenylosuccinate synthase → MTSVVVVGTQWGDEGKGKITDFLSANAEVIARYQGGDNAGHTIVIDGTKYKLHLIPSGIFFPEKISVIGNGVVVNPKSLVKEINYLHDSGVTTDNLRISDRAHVILPYHIKLDQLQEESKGENKIGTTNKGIGPAYMDKAARVGIRIADLLDKEIFAERLKTNLAEKNRLFEKMYESTPIEFDEIFEEYYAYGQEIKKYVTDTSVILNDALDQGKRVLFEGAQGVMLDIDQGTYPFVTSSNPVAGGVTIGSGVGPSKIDKVVGVCKAYTSRVGDGPFPTELHDEIGDRIREIGKEYGTTTGRPRRVGWFDSVVMRHSRRVSGITNLSLNSIDVLSGLETLKICVAYDLDGERIDHYPASLEQLKRCKPIYEEMPGWSEDITGVRSLDELPEAARNYVRRISELVGVRISTFSVGPGREQTNILESVWSSK, encoded by the coding sequence ATGACATCAGTAGTTGTTGTAGGAACCCAATGGGGCGACGAAGGTAAGGGTAAAATTACAGACTTCTTGTCTGCTAATGCTGAAGTAATCGCGCGCTATCAAGGTGGAGATAATGCAGGACATACTATCGTTATCGACGGCACCAAGTATAAGTTGCACTTGATTCCGTCTGGAATTTTCTTCCCAGAAAAGATTTCGGTTATCGGAAATGGTGTAGTTGTCAATCCAAAATCCTTGGTTAAGGAAATCAACTACCTCCACGATTCAGGTGTGACGACAGATAATTTGCGTATTTCAGACCGCGCACATGTCATCTTGCCATATCACATCAAATTGGACCAGTTGCAGGAAGAATCCAAAGGTGAGAACAAGATTGGTACAACCAACAAGGGTATCGGTCCAGCTTACATGGACAAGGCTGCACGTGTTGGTATCCGTATTGCAGACCTCTTGGACAAGGAGATTTTTGCAGAGCGTTTGAAAACAAACTTGGCTGAGAAAAACCGTTTGTTTGAGAAAATGTATGAGTCAACGCCAATCGAGTTTGATGAAATTTTTGAAGAATACTACGCTTACGGTCAAGAAATTAAAAAATATGTAACAGATACATCTGTTATCTTGAACGATGCCCTCGACCAAGGCAAACGTGTCTTGTTTGAAGGGGCGCAAGGGGTTATGTTGGATATTGACCAAGGTACCTATCCGTTCGTTACTTCTTCAAACCCAGTTGCTGGTGGTGTGACCATCGGTAGTGGTGTCGGACCAAGCAAGATTGACAAGGTAGTTGGTGTATGTAAGGCCTACACTAGCCGTGTTGGTGACGGACCATTCCCAACTGAATTGCACGATGAAATCGGAGACCGTATCCGTGAAATCGGTAAAGAATACGGTACGACAACTGGCCGTCCACGCCGTGTCGGTTGGTTTGACTCAGTGGTGATGCGCCATAGCCGCCGTGTGTCAGGTATTACCAACTTGTCCCTCAACTCGATTGACGTCTTGTCAGGTCTTGAGACCTTGAAAATCTGCGTGGCTTATGACTTGGATGGTGAGCGGATTGACCACTACCCAGCAAGCTTGGAACAACTCAAACGCTGCAAACCAATTTACGAAGAAATGCCAGGTTGGTCTGAAGACATCACAGGTGTACGTAGCCTGGATGAACTACCAGAAGCAGCCCGTAACTATGTCCGTCGTATCAGCGAATTGGTAGGCGTTCGTATCTCAACCTTCTCAGTAGGTCCTGGTCGTGAACAGACCAACATCCTTGAGAGTGTATGGAGCTCAAAATAA
- a CDS encoding bifunctional glutamate--cysteine ligase GshA/glutathione synthetase GshB (Synthesizes glutathione from L-glutamate and L-cysteine via gamma-L-glutamyl-L-cysteine), whose product MLQKLSQNSPILQATFGLERESLRINSDNRVAQTPHPEKLGSRSFHPYIQTDYSEPQLELITPVAHSTKEARRFLGAITDVAVRSMEKTEYLWPLSMPPVISEEEIQIAQLESDYEYQYRVGLAERYGKLLQSMSGIHYNFELGKDLTQQLFEASDYDDLITFKNALYLKLAQNFLRYRWLLTYLYGASSLAEKGFLSEEVGCVRSIRNSKHGYVNAEDVHISFSSLEQYVADIEQAVQSGQLSAEKEFYSAVRLRGAKTSRDYLSKGISYLEFRSFDLNPYDPLAISQETLDTVHLFILSLLWLDQLTDVDNTLAKADKLNNLIALSHPHTPLPSEADATPILTAMKAIVAHFGLDDYYGQLIAHVEAALQDPHLTLSGKIAEQVEDGSLEKFGQQQGQVFHDYAWTAPYALKGYENMELSTQLILFDAIQMGLHVEILDEEDQFLKLWHGDHVEYIKNGNMTSKDNYVIPLAMANKVVTKKILDQAGFPVPAGAEFANKTDALRYYGQVASSAIVVKPKSTNFGLGISIFQEPASLADYEKALDIAFSEDSHVLVEEFVAGTEYRFFILDGKCEAVLLRVAANVVGDGSSTIRELVDQKNQDPLRGRDHRSPLEIINLGDIELLMLEQQGYTPDTVLPEGVQAFLRGNSNISTGGDSIDMTDQMDESYKQLAAAMATAMGAWACGVDLIIPDRTKPASKDEPNCTCIELNFNPAMYLHTYTYAGPGQSITPKILRKLFPEL is encoded by the coding sequence ATGTTACAGAAATTATCCCAAAATAGTCCCATCCTCCAAGCCACCTTTGGTTTGGAACGGGAATCCTTACGAATAAATAGCGACAACCGCGTGGCTCAGACACCACATCCTGAAAAACTGGGCTCACGCAGTTTTCACCCCTATATTCAGACCGATTACAGCGAGCCACAACTAGAACTGATTACACCCGTGGCTCATTCGACCAAGGAAGCACGTCGTTTCCTCGGAGCCATCACAGATGTAGCGGTGCGGTCTATGGAAAAAACGGAATACCTCTGGCCCCTATCCATGCCACCTGTGATTTCAGAAGAAGAAATCCAAATTGCTCAACTGGAAAGTGACTATGAGTATCAGTACCGTGTCGGCTTGGCAGAACGCTATGGTAAGTTGCTCCAGTCTATGTCAGGCATCCACTACAACTTCGAGCTCGGCAAGGACCTGACCCAGCAACTCTTTGAAGCCAGCGATTACGACGACCTCATCACCTTCAAAAATGCCCTCTATCTCAAGCTGGCTCAGAATTTCCTACGCTACCGCTGGCTCTTAACTTACTTATATGGAGCAAGTAGTTTAGCCGAAAAAGGATTTTTATCCGAGGAAGTCGGTTGCGTTCGTTCCATTCGCAACTCCAAACATGGCTATGTTAATGCCGAAGACGTTCATATTTCTTTCTCTTCTCTCGAACAATACGTGGCTGACATCGAACAAGCTGTCCAGTCTGGTCAACTATCCGCTGAGAAGGAATTTTACTCAGCTGTCCGCCTCCGTGGTGCCAAGACTAGCCGTGACTACCTCAGCAAGGGGATTTCTTATTTAGAATTCCGTTCCTTCGACCTTAACCCCTATGACCCGCTTGCTATTAGTCAGGAAACCCTTGATACAGTCCACCTCTTTATCTTATCTCTTCTTTGGCTAGACCAACTGACAGATGTTGATAACACCCTAGCAAAAGCAGATAAACTTAACAACCTCATCGCCCTTAGCCACCCCCACACACCTCTACCTAGCGAGGCCGATGCCACGCCAATCTTGACAGCCATGAAAGCCATAGTTGCCCACTTTGGGCTGGACGACTACTATGGCCAGCTCATTGCACATGTGGAGGCCGCTCTTCAAGACCCACATCTGACCCTTTCCGGAAAAATAGCAGAGCAGGTTGAAGATGGGTCTCTGGAAAAGTTTGGTCAGCAGCAGGGACAAGTCTTTCATGACTATGCTTGGACAGCCCCTTACGCCCTCAAGGGCTATGAAAACATGGAACTCTCCACCCAGTTGATTCTCTTTGACGCCATTCAAATGGGCTTGCATGTCGAGATTTTGGATGAAGAAGACCAATTTCTCAAACTCTGGCATGGTGACCATGTCGAGTACATCAAAAATGGCAACATGACCTCCAAGGACAATTACGTCATTCCTCTAGCCATGGCCAACAAGGTCGTGACCAAGAAAATCTTGGACCAGGCTGGTTTTCCAGTACCTGCGGGAGCTGAATTTGCAAACAAGACAGATGCCCTGCGGTATTACGGACAGGTAGCCAGCTCTGCCATTGTTGTCAAACCAAAATCTACCAACTTCGGCCTTGGCATCTCTATCTTCCAGGAGCCAGCCAGCCTTGCGGACTATGAAAAAGCCCTGGACATCGCCTTTTCAGAAGATAGCCATGTGCTCGTGGAGGAGTTCGTAGCGGGAACTGAGTACCGCTTCTTTATCCTTGATGGCAAGTGCGAGGCTGTCCTGCTCCGCGTCGCGGCCAATGTCGTGGGTGACGGTAGCTCAACCATCCGTGAATTGGTGGACCAAAAAAACCAAGATCCACTGCGAGGGCGTGACCATCGTTCGCCACTTGAAATCATCAATCTGGGTGATATCGAACTGCTCATGTTGGAGCAACAGGGCTACACACCTGATACGGTCTTGCCAGAAGGCGTCCAAGCCTTTCTGCGTGGCAATTCCAATATCTCAACGGGTGGTGACTCCATCGATATGACCGACCAGATGGACGAGTCCTACAAGCAACTGGCTGCCGCTATGGCGACTGCTATGGGAGCTTGGGCCTGTGGTGTGGACTTGATTATCCCCGACCGCACCAAGCCAGCCAGCAAGGACGAGCCCAACTGCACCTGCATCGAACTCAACTTCAACCCTGCCATGTACCTGCACACCTACACATACGCAGGACCTGGGCAGAGCATTACACCGAAAATCTTGCGAAAGTTATTTCCTGAACTGTAA
- a CDS encoding Hsp33 family molecular chaperone HslO: MDKIIKTLSKSGHFRAFVLDSTETVKTAQEKHDTMASSTVALGRTLIANQILAANEKGDTKITLKILASGAVGAIISVANTKGQVKGYIQNPDLDYKRTATGEVIVGPLVGNGQFLVITDYGTGHPYNSMTPLISGEIGEDFAYFLTDSQQTPSAVGLNVLLDEEDKVKVAGGFLLQVLPGATEAEIARFEKRIQEMPAISSLLASENHMEALLSAIYGDDDFKRLSEEEIGFVCDCSKDRFLDALASLPKADLQEMKEEDKGVDITCQFCQTHYHFDENDLEELING; encoded by the coding sequence ATGGATAAAATTATTAAAACACTATCAAAAAGCGGGCATTTCCGTGCCTTTGTGCTAGACAGCACAGAAACCGTGAAAACAGCCCAAGAAAAACACGACACCATGGCGTCGTCCACCGTTGCTCTGGGTCGCACTCTCATTGCCAATCAGATCTTGGCTGCCAATGAAAAAGGCGACACCAAGATCACCCTAAAAATCTTAGCTAGCGGTGCTGTTGGGGCTATCATCTCCGTTGCCAATACCAAAGGTCAGGTCAAGGGCTACATTCAAAATCCTGACTTAGACTACAAACGGACAGCGACTGGCGAAGTCATCGTTGGGCCTCTCGTGGGCAATGGTCAATTCCTAGTTATCACAGACTACGGAACAGGTCATCCTTACAACTCCATGACCCCCTTGATTTCTGGTGAAATCGGTGAAGACTTTGCTTACTTCCTGACAGACAGCCAGCAGACACCATCTGCGGTGGGACTAAATGTCTTGTTGGACGAGGAAGACAAGGTCAAGGTAGCTGGTGGCTTCTTGCTGCAAGTTCTTCCAGGTGCGACCGAGGCTGAAATTGCCCGTTTCGAGAAACGCATCCAAGAAATGCCTGCCATTTCAAGCTTGCTGGCTTCTGAAAACCACATGGAAGCTCTGCTATCCGCCATTTATGGCGACGACGACTTCAAACGCCTGTCAGAAGAAGAAATCGGTTTTGTCTGCGACTGCTCTAAAGACCGCTTCCTCGATGCTCTAGCCAGCTTGCCAAAAGCGGACCTGCAAGAGATGAAGGAAGAAGACAAAGGTGTGGACATCACCTGTCAATTCTGCCAGACCCATTACCACTTTGACGAAAACGATTTGGAGGAACTCATCAATGGCTAA
- a CDS encoding tRNA dihydrouridine synthase DusB produces MANLNTPFMIGDVEIPNRCVLAPMAGVTNSAFRTIAKEMGAGLVVMEMISEKGLLYNNEKTLHMLHIDDNEYPMSIQLFGGDAEGLKRAADFIQTNTKANIVDINMGCPVNKVVKNEAGAKWLKDPDKIYHIIKEVTSVLDIPLTVKMRTGWNNTDLAVENALAAESAGVSALAMHGRTREQMYTGTVDLETLTKVAGSLTKIPFIANGDIRTVEDARQRIEEVGADAVMVGRTAMGNPYIFNQINHYLETGEVLPDLSFDDKLNVAFDHLTRLTNLKGESIAVREFRGLAPHYLRGSAGAAKIRGAVARAETIEQVQELFDQAREAYQERIAK; encoded by the coding sequence ATGGCTAATCTCAATACCCCTTTTATGATTGGTGATGTAGAAATCCCCAATCGCTGCGTGCTGGCCCCAATGGCTGGCGTGACCAACTCGGCCTTCCGTACCATTGCCAAAGAAATGGGCGCTGGCCTAGTCGTTATGGAAATGATTTCTGAAAAAGGCCTTCTCTACAACAACGAGAAGACCCTCCATATGCTCCATATCGACGACAACGAATACCCTATGTCTATCCAGCTTTTCGGCGGCGATGCCGAAGGACTAAAACGGGCTGCCGACTTCATCCAAACCAACACCAAGGCTAATATCGTCGATATTAACATGGGCTGCCCTGTCAACAAGGTCGTTAAAAACGAAGCTGGTGCCAAGTGGCTCAAGGACCCCGACAAGATTTACCACATCATCAAGGAAGTGACCTCAGTCCTCGACATTCCCTTGACTGTTAAAATGCGGACCGGTTGGAACAATACCGACCTGGCGGTCGAAAATGCCCTGGCCGCAGAAAGTGCCGGTGTGTCTGCCCTGGCCATGCACGGACGGACTCGCGAGCAGATGTACACAGGAACGGTTGACCTGGAAACCCTCACCAAGGTGGCTGGCAGCCTGACCAAGATTCCCTTCATCGCAAACGGCGACATCCGCACTGTAGAAGATGCCCGCCAGCGAATCGAGGAAGTCGGAGCTGATGCCGTCATGGTCGGACGAACTGCTATGGGCAATCCTTATATCTTCAACCAAATCAACCACTATCTTGAAACAGGAGAAGTCCTGCCCGACCTCTCCTTTGACGACAAACTCAATGTCGCCTTTGACCACCTGACCCGATTGACCAATCTCAAAGGCGAATCCATTGCCGTACGTGAATTCCGTGGTCTTGCCCCTCACTACCTCCGTGGTTCAGCAGGTGCTGCCAAGATCCGTGGAGCCGTTGCCCGAGCAGAGACTATCGAGCAGGTCCAAGAACTCTTTGACCAAGCACGAGAAGCCTATCAAGAACGGATTGCTAAATAA
- a CDS encoding cytidyltransferase, translating to MNQTIAVVFGTFAPMHKGHLDLIERAKLDCGQVCVVVSGFDRDRGDRIGLDLIKRFQFAQEQFEGDDFVEVRALDETDLPPYPDGWDLWLERLLALLDLSEHQVPVFYVSEEEYAQELHSRGYQAHFSPRKFGISATLIREHPQQYQDYIAPAFVDFFAEQE from the coding sequence ATGAATCAAACCATAGCTGTTGTTTTCGGAACCTTTGCCCCCATGCACAAGGGACATTTGGATTTAATTGAACGAGCAAAGTTGGATTGTGGTCAAGTTTGTGTGGTGGTTTCAGGCTTTGATAGGGATCGTGGGGATAGGATAGGTTTAGACCTGATCAAACGATTTCAATTTGCTCAAGAGCAGTTTGAGGGTGATGATTTTGTCGAAGTTCGTGCCCTGGATGAAACGGACTTGCCTCCCTATCCAGATGGTTGGGACCTTTGGTTAGAACGCCTGCTTGCTTTGTTGGACTTGTCAGAACATCAAGTACCAGTTTTCTATGTGTCTGAGGAAGAATACGCTCAGGAACTGCACAGTCGAGGCTATCAAGCGCATTTCAGTCCTAGAAAATTTGGTATTTCAGCAACCCTCATTCGTGAACATCCTCAACAATACCAGGATTACATTGCTCCTGCCTTTGTTGACTTTTTTGCTGAGCAGGAATAA